From a single Nostoc sp. MS1 genomic region:
- a CDS encoding HlyD family secretion protein produces the protein MLYIQNQKYIPRIPEDDALPPVSVWTSLLGLFLVASVGSAIALSSWVKYNVTVKAPSVVRPIGDVRLVQPEMEGTIQSILVAENQVVKQGDVIARLDTDQLQIKKSQLEGNIQQGKLQLIQIDSQIGSLDTQVQAELNLLERTIASAQADLARNQRDYQERQITTKSEFLAAYAGLQKAAADLRKAQADLDFAKVDRDRYQQLTEIGAIGRREYEQKKLVVEQTKSALEGEKRSMEIAQAKLQSAQAAVNPSTATVAIAQERIAQENAKGASTIATLQKEKQALIQRRIEMLSQLNQSQKELQQVEKQLRTSVIRATSDGIILKLNLRNPGQVVTTNEAIAQIVPQNTPLIIKAMVPTADIKKVEVGQKVQLRINACPYPDYGTLAGVVSAISPDAITPQSNNSTTESVAGYFEATIQPQKREFGNGDRHCYIQTGMEAEANIISKEETALQFILRKARLITDL, from the coding sequence ATGCTTTATATACAAAATCAGAAATATATCCCACGAATCCCAGAAGATGATGCTTTACCACCTGTTAGTGTTTGGACATCTTTATTAGGGCTATTTCTTGTAGCATCTGTTGGTAGTGCGATCGCACTCTCTTCTTGGGTGAAATACAATGTCACTGTGAAAGCACCTTCTGTTGTGCGTCCTATCGGTGATGTACGATTAGTACAACCCGAAATGGAAGGGACAATTCAAAGTATTTTGGTTGCAGAAAATCAAGTTGTCAAACAAGGAGATGTAATTGCACGTTTAGATACTGATCAATTACAAATCAAAAAGAGTCAATTGGAAGGTAATATCCAACAAGGTAAATTACAACTCATCCAAATTGATAGTCAAATCGGCTCTTTAGATACTCAAGTACAAGCTGAATTAAATCTTTTGGAACGAACAATTGCTTCGGCGCAAGCAGATTTAGCCCGAAATCAGCGAGATTATCAAGAACGACAAATTACCACAAAAAGTGAATTTTTGGCTGCTTACGCAGGTTTACAAAAAGCCGCAGCCGATTTACGCAAAGCTCAAGCAGACTTAGATTTTGCTAAAGTGGATCGCGATCGCTATCAGCAATTAACAGAAATTGGTGCTATTGGTAGACGGGAATATGAACAGAAAAAACTCGTAGTTGAACAGACTAAATCAGCATTGGAAGGCGAAAAAAGGTCAATGGAAATAGCCCAAGCTAAGTTGCAATCAGCCCAAGCTGCTGTTAATCCTAGCACGGCAACGGTAGCGATCGCCCAAGAACGTATCGCCCAAGAAAATGCTAAAGGTGCTTCCACCATCGCTACCCTACAAAAAGAGAAACAAGCCTTAATCCAGCGCCGGATAGAGATGCTTTCCCAACTCAACCAATCTCAAAAAGAATTGCAACAAGTAGAAAAGCAACTGCGAACTAGTGTTATTCGTGCTACCAGTGACGGAATTATCCTGAAGCTAAATCTGCGAAACCCTGGACAAGTTGTGACTACTAACGAGGCGATCGCCCAAATCGTACCCCAAAATACTCCCCTTATAATTAAGGCGATGGTTCCTACCGCAGATATTAAAAAAGTGGAGGTAGGACAAAAAGTGCAATTACGCATTAACGCTTGTCCTTATCCAGATTATGGGACTTTAGCAGGTGTAGTGAGCGCAATTTCTCCTGATGCAATTACTCCCCAATCTAACAATTCAACTACGGAATCGGTTGCAGGTTATTTTGAAGCAACTATCCAGCCTCAAAAGAGAGAATTTGGTAATGGCGATCGTCATTGTTATATCCAAACAGGAATGGAAGCGGAAGCTAACATTATTTCTAAAGAGGAAACAGCACTGCAATTTATACTGCGAAAGGCAAGATTAATTACCGATTTGTAG
- a CDS encoding response regulator transcription factor, with amino-acid sequence MKQNTPEKALLQFLVIDDHQSVLNGTVELLKRHFPEAEFITAINAENACEQLASLQPDLLVMDLSIPEKPGTTARPDIGVQLLRKLMKNYCDLNIIVQSAHIRTLVRIRPDIDIHKGGFTVADKSLSTQEMLTRVNWALQGLTHTKDIKGIHTGIEIKPEWLRVLTLAFEEGLQDKAIAEKMCISERMVRHYWSKLQDALGVYPDDGKNIRIQTEKRAREEGLID; translated from the coding sequence ATGAAGCAAAATACACCGGAAAAAGCATTGCTGCAATTTCTAGTCATCGATGATCATCAATCTGTTCTTAATGGAACAGTAGAGTTACTCAAAAGGCACTTTCCCGAAGCTGAATTTATTACGGCTATTAATGCTGAAAATGCTTGTGAACAATTGGCAAGTTTGCAACCAGACCTTTTAGTGATGGATCTTTCTATTCCAGAGAAGCCAGGAACTACAGCGCGTCCAGATATAGGCGTACAACTTCTGAGAAAACTGATGAAAAACTATTGCGATTTGAATATCATAGTTCAAAGCGCCCATATTAGAACATTAGTTAGAATTAGACCTGATATTGATATTCATAAAGGAGGCTTTACAGTAGCCGATAAAAGTCTTTCAACTCAAGAAATGTTGACAAGAGTTAATTGGGCATTACAGGGTTTAACCCATACAAAAGATATTAAAGGTATCCACACTGGCATAGAAATTAAACCAGAGTGGCTGAGGGTGTTAACTTTGGCATTTGAAGAAGGTTTACAAGATAAAGCGATCGCTGAAAAAATGTGTATATCTGAGCGCATGGTGCGGCATTATTGGAGTAAGCTGCAAGATGCTTTAGGCGTTTATCCTGATGATGGCAAAAATATCCGCATTCAAACTGAGAAACGGGCTAGAGAAGAAGGGTTAATTGATTAA
- a CDS encoding sensor histidine kinase: MQPGLRSIFKKDICNWYLVFTTLAIASLLIINYIFMFWGWWVPIIPAILVLMINGVELMALYKHDHTLRLGMKTRQAVIENIFETIHNGPLQSLAKVLKLVRCKDIKTEDLLPEIEKELEKLNYELRGIYEFLQQEYPNQDNKLYLGNNLVISLQDPLHEVLYQVYTYTLDRKFPCFKSIKVKIHAFEPVDETYLNLEQKRGIARFLEEALCNVGKHATGATKLQVTCSLSAGWYTLQVIDNGIGTNLRKQGRGTQQFINLARQLKGKFRRSPLSPQGTICELSWPVISKPCKLYGKI, encoded by the coding sequence ATGCAGCCTGGGCTTAGGAGTATTTTTAAAAAAGACATTTGCAATTGGTATTTAGTATTTACTACTCTGGCTATAGCTAGTTTGTTGATTATTAATTACATATTTATGTTCTGGGGTTGGTGGGTTCCCATCATACCAGCAATTTTAGTTTTGATGATTAATGGTGTGGAACTCATGGCTTTATATAAACATGACCATACCTTACGTTTGGGAATGAAAACACGCCAAGCGGTGATAGAGAACATATTTGAAACTATCCATAATGGCCCGTTACAGAGTTTAGCCAAAGTTTTGAAGTTAGTCAGATGTAAAGATATTAAAACTGAGGATTTGCTACCAGAGATTGAAAAAGAACTAGAAAAGTTAAACTATGAACTGCGAGGAATTTATGAGTTTTTGCAACAAGAATATCCCAATCAAGATAATAAGCTTTATTTAGGAAATAATTTAGTAATTAGTTTGCAAGACCCTTTACATGAAGTCCTCTATCAAGTTTACACCTATACCTTAGACCGGAAATTTCCTTGTTTTAAAAGTATTAAAGTAAAAATTCATGCTTTTGAACCAGTAGATGAGACATACTTAAATCTCGAACAGAAGCGGGGTATTGCTAGATTCTTAGAAGAAGCATTATGCAATGTAGGTAAGCACGCCACAGGAGCAACCAAACTCCAAGTTACCTGCTCATTATCCGCAGGCTGGTACACTTTACAAGTGATAGATAATGGTATAGGCACAAACTTACGCAAACAGGGACGAGGAACCCAACAGTTTATCAATTTAGCACGACAACTCAAAGGAAAATTCAGGCGATCGCCCCTTTCCCCCCAAGGAACCATTTGTGAATTATCCTGGCCTGTAATTTCAAAGCCCTGTAAGCTTTATGGAAAAATATAG
- a CDS encoding transposase codes for MIDSQAVKNTCNASVESKGFCFYKCTNGIKRHLAVDILGFPFFTHCTKANVSDDQGLIEMLSKNIDYFKSKPVEQPMTTILVDNGYHPDQLTQALEQIYPEIMTKIQFELSAKPSKAQKQTKGLSGFVPVAARWVIERSNAWVERCKSLVKNFDRTLERSNAKLKLCFIRLMLKRLAVADTA; via the coding sequence ATGATTGACTCACAAGCGGTGAAAAATACTTGTAATGCCAGTGTTGAGTCGAAAGGGTTTTGCTTTTACAAATGCACTAATGGCATCAAAAGACATTTGGCAGTGGATATCTTAGGCTTCCCTTTCTTTACCCACTGCACCAAAGCTAATGTATCTGATGACCAAGGGTTAATTGAAATGCTCTCGAAAAACATTGATTACTTCAAATCTAAACCTGTGGAGCAACCCATGACGACTATTCTGGTAGATAACGGCTATCATCCTGATCAATTGACACAAGCCTTGGAACAGATTTACCCAGAGATTATGACTAAAATTCAATTTGAACTTTCAGCCAAACCATCAAAAGCACAGAAACAGACGAAAGGACTATCTGGATTTGTGCCTGTTGCTGCCAGATGGGTCATTGAAAGATCGAATGCTTGGGTGGAGAGATGTAAAAGTTTAGTCAAAAATTTCGACCGCACACTCGAACGTTCCAATGCCAAGCTCAAGCTATGTTTTATTCGGCTAATGCTCAAACGGCTAGCTGTCGCAGATACCGCCTGA
- a CDS encoding transposase: MGYSSDLTDKEWEIIEPLLPTKKKTRPPVWTKRQILNGILYQLKNGCNWADLPRDMPPYSTVFWYYQQWCEGDILTKIMTELHQQVREQVKKNRSGRL, translated from the coding sequence ATGGGTTATTCAAGCGATTTGACAGACAAAGAGTGGGAAATAATTGAGCCATTATTGCCGACGAAGAAGAAAACCAGACCCCCTGTGTGGACAAAGCGGCAAATCCTTAACGGTATACTTTATCAACTGAAGAATGGTTGTAATTGGGCTGACTTACCTAGAGATATGCCGCCATATTCAACAGTATTCTGGTATTACCAGCAGTGGTGTGAAGGGGACATCCTGACGAAAATCATGACTGAGTTGCATCAGCAGGTGCGGGAACAAGTAAAAAAAAACCGCAGTGGACGACTCTAA
- a CDS encoding ABC transporter ATP-binding protein: MVNNQSSPLPLLAASGLCKSFGGIKAVKEASIEVAQGSITGLIGPNGAGKTTLFNLLSSFIRPDKGRVIFDGEPIQQLQPHQIAQQGLVRTFQVARTLSKLSVLENMLLAAQKQTGENFWQVQLQPHVVAKEEKQLQERAMFLLESVGLAKKAYDYAGGLSGGQRKLLEMGRALMTNPKLILLDEPAAGVNPRLIDDICDRIQGWNREGMTFLIIEHNMDVVMSLCDRVWVLAEGQNLADGTPAEIQTNSKVLEAYLGK; this comes from the coding sequence CTTCCGGGCTGTGTAAAAGCTTCGGCGGGATTAAAGCTGTTAAAGAAGCAAGCATTGAAGTTGCCCAAGGTAGTATTACAGGATTGATTGGTCCTAATGGTGCTGGTAAAACTACCTTATTTAATCTCCTGTCCAGTTTCATTCGCCCAGATAAAGGACGGGTAATTTTTGATGGGGAACCTATCCAGCAATTACAACCACACCAAATTGCTCAACAAGGTTTGGTGCGTACTTTTCAGGTAGCTAGGACGCTTTCTAAGCTGTCGGTGTTAGAAAATATGTTATTAGCTGCACAGAAACAAACAGGGGAAAATTTCTGGCAAGTGCAGTTACAACCCCATGTAGTAGCTAAAGAAGAGAAGCAATTACAAGAAAGGGCAATGTTTTTGCTGGAATCTGTAGGATTGGCGAAAAAAGCTTATGATTACGCTGGCGGTTTGTCTGGAGGACAACGCAAGCTGCTAGAAATGGGTAGAGCTTTGATGACTAATCCCAAGTTGATTTTGCTAGATGAACCAGCAGCCGGAGTTAACCCCAGATTAATTGATGATATTTGCGATCGCATCCAAGGCTGGAATCGGGAAGGAATGACCTTTCTGATTATTGAACATAACATGGATGTGGTTATGTCTTTGTGTGATCGCGTTTGGGTACTAGCTGAAGGACAGAATTTAGCTGATGGAACCCCGGCAGAAATTCAAACCAATTCTAAAGTTTTAGAAGCTTACTTGGGTAAATGA